The Ostrinia nubilalis chromosome 17, ilOstNubi1.1, whole genome shotgun sequence genome contains a region encoding:
- the LOC135079862 gene encoding uncharacterized protein LOC135079862 — protein sequence MSAKAKIDLPQEGTSKAGESLPEHRSGCPTYSGGGKQLRVGGAAGGSRGQTKLGGPKVPKGIKAPKGEVEGAPGAGSGVAPSGNAPHMGRAPKRSAENPRGLVVRSEGGLNQGGGSGSVAPHSAPPEQRLPDVREALGPQGNTSGTALNAAEGGDLQGRRRRKKRSGCQRRVKAELRRQQAEDATSTADRIKRAREISGESQVLVSAKRAKTEETQSYAAALNIYKMAITAKDFPGTWLGEEEYLALQGIIFDKLEITPDPIPVVSMGNLKSGAILFRCEGESSMKWLRTLDGTAVNGVELRVVDAKNLPKPVKMAWKSRNVTRQDTGRVMRLLQRLHPSLKTSNWSIVGSTVEGMTVRRIVLMDEASAAYIRDRQYILNTGIDRSIFKLLEYDVRRGDEPVSTSVTAEQRGDAVAVPEDCPRTEEQALEPIAGPSASEGLSGGTGGAGEKLVVDEPAAALSPASIGSLEAIADLDLGRSSPLEYDISADEETELGDRI from the coding sequence ATGAGCGCAAAGGCAAAAATTGATTTACCCCAGGAGGGTACCAGCAAGGCTGGAGAATCCCTCCCTGAGCATCGCTCAGGCTGCCCTACGTATTCTGGGGGGGGCAAGCAATTGCGTGTTGGAGGAGCTGCAGGAGGCAGCAGGGGCCAGACCAAATTGGGAGGGCCAAAGGTCCCGAAAGGGATAAAGGCACCGAAAGGTGAAGTGGAGGGCGCACCAGGTGCAGGGAGTGGCGTGGCACCGTCGGGGAATGCTCCCCACATGGGGCGGGCACCTAAGCGGAGCGCTGAGAACCCACGGGGTCTCGTTGTGCGAAGCGAGGGCGGCCTGAACCAGGGGGGCGGCTCTGGCAGTGTGGCTCCACACAGTGCACCACCCGAGCAGCGACTGCCTGATGTGCGTGAGGCGCTAGGGCCGCAGGGTAACACCAGTGGCACTGCGCTTAATGCAGCGGAGGGCGGCGATCTGCAGGGAAGAAGGAGGCGCAAAAAGCGGTCGGGATGCCAGAGGAGGGTGAAGGCTGAGTTGCGGAGGCAACAGGCTGAGGACGCCACCTCAACGGCAGACCGGATTAAAAGGGCGAGGGAGATCAGCGGAGAGAGCCAAGTGTTGGTCAGCGCCAAGCGTGCTAAGACTGAGGAAACTCAGTCCTATGCCGCGGCTCTGAACATCTATAAGATGGCGATCACCGCTAAGGACTTTCCAGGGACCTGGCTAGGCGAGGAGGAGTATCTGGCGCTTCAGGGTATCATTTTTGATAAACTGGAGATCACGCCGGATCCCATCCCCGTCGTCAGCATGGGAAACCTGAAGTCAGGAGCGATTCTCTTCAGGTGTGAGGGGGAGAGCTCAATGAAGTGGCTTCGCACACTTGATGGCACTGCCGTCAATGGTGTGGAGCTTAGGGTGGTAGATGCTAAGAACCTCCCAAAGCCGGTGAAGATGGCCTGGAAATCCAGGAACGTCACGAGGCAGGACACAGGGCGGGTCATGAGGTTGCTGCAGAGGTTGCATCCGAGCCTGAAGACCTCGAACTGGAGCATTGTTGGCTCCACTGTAGAGGGGATGACGGTCAGGAGAATCGTCCTGATGGACGAGGCCTCTGCGGCGTACATCAGAGACCGCCAGTACATCCTGAACACTGGGATTGACCGGAGCATCTTCAAGCTTCTCGAGTACGATGTAAGGCGTGGGGATGAACCGGTCAGTACCAGTGTGACGGCTGAACAGCGTGGGGATGCGGTGGCGGTCCCGGAAGACTGCCCGCGGACAGAGGAGCAGGCCTTGGAACCAATAGCGGGACCTAGTGCGAGTGAAGGGCTATCCGGGGGGACTGGGGGTGCGGGGGAGAAGCTGGTGGTAGATGAACCTGCTGCCGCTCTGTCTCCCGCATCCATAGGCTCGCTGGAGGCCATAGCTGACCTGGACCTGGGACGGTCCTCGCCGCTGGAGTATGATATCTCCGCGGATGAGGAGACCGAGCTCGGGGACAGAATTTGA
- the LOC135079645 gene encoding cyclin-dependent kinases regulatory subunit, translated as MSRDIYYSEKYYDEEHEYRHVVLPKEMVKLVPKNHLMSEQEWRSIGVQQSQGWVHYMTHQPEPHILLFKRKKTTPPEKK; from the exons ATGTCGAGAGACATCTATTATTCAGAGAAATATTACGACGAAGAACATGAATATAG ACATGTGGTTCTGCCAAAAGAGATGGTCAAGCTGGTGCCCAAGAACCATTTGATGTCGGAGCAGGAATGGCGCAGTATTGGCGTCCAGCAGAGCCAGGGATGGGTGCATTACATGACACATCAACCTG AACCCCACATACTGCTGTTCAAAAGAAAGAAGACTACACCACCAGAAAAGAAGTAA
- the LOC135080201 gene encoding uncharacterized protein LOC135080201 has product MSARKLWGEFENEGGDETLLQNVNFNPIIDLGMQNIPEIPISVKSSPIELPKPNLITHTVQLHAYARQMNEQIDNVLYENARFDPMNLPALPPEPPKIMEHKPTPPINFMQKQYCDFSLGKGPVIQPFTPESHKRALRQCAAIAIGHVGIPTCTNTALNALADALDFYMTNMCKLMRTVVDQEASGLRSGYPDVVSKVFADLNVGNLHDFFNNRVVKYHAKMKQKCEELKTQCEAMVIGDMAPQLKLEEVPELHFPAALDGAFTPSLEPGFQMLHSLEQEQLQGLDLLDTVATDEIKIEPMEFSQPETAKLPSLSPSAKKKRK; this is encoded by the coding sequence ATGTCTGCAAGAAAACTGTGGGGTGAATTTGAAAACGAAGGAGGCGACGAAACACTTCTTCAAAATGTAAACTTCAATCCTATCATCGATCTGGGCATGCAAAACATTCCCGAGATACCGATATCAGTGAAGTCTTCACCTATAGAACTGCCTAAGCCTAACCTCATTACTCACACGGTCCAACTGCACGCATACGCGAGGCAAATGAATGAGCAGATTGACAATGTACTTTACGAAAATGCAAGATTTGATCCGATGAATCTGCCGGCTTTACCGCCTGAACCGCCTAAAATCATGGAACACAAACCTACTCCGCCCATAAACTTCATGCAGAAACAGTACTGCGATTTTTCACTCGGAAAAGGTCCCGTTATTCAACCCTTCACACCAGAAAGTCACAAGCGTGCTTTGCGTCAGTGTGCAGCTATCGCCATAGGCCATGTCGGCATTCCCACTTGCACCAACACCGCTTTAAACGCTCTTGCCGATGCATTAGACTTTTACATGACCAACATGTGTAAGCTGATGAGAACTGTTGTCGATCAAGAAGCCAGTGGGCTGAGATCTGGATACCCTGACGTTGTATCAAAAGTATTTGCAGATTTGAATGTAGGTAATCTGCATGACTTTTTCAACAATCGTGTGGTTAAGTATCATGCTAAAATGAAGCAAAAGTGTGAAGAATTAAAGACACAATGTGAAGCAATGGTTATCGGGGACATGGCACCACAACTAAAGCTGGAAGAAGTTCCGGAGTTACATTTTCCAGCTGCATTGGATGGAGCATTTACCCCTTCCTTGGAGCCGGGGTTCCAGATGCTGCATAGTCTGGAGCAAGAGCAACTGCAAGGCCTGGATCTCCTGGACACTGTAGCAACAGATGAAATCAAAATAGAACCGATGGAGTTCTCACAACCAGAGACAGCAAAGCTGCCTTCACTGTCTCCTAGTGctaaaaaaaagagaaaataa
- the LOC135080202 gene encoding uncharacterized protein LOC135080202 produces MGSDPQLDAIMDMGCDTMQPRYMFSKDFKVSIPTREDWKRGPKRQQDSQIWYTDGSKMNSGTGAGVYSKQSEHSESLGRFATVFQAETYAIIMCAVRNIEQAHKKRDIYILSDSQAALKAIASVRVGSRLVLEAILALNKLGRHNRVTLMWVPGHTGIEGNERADSLARQGSEAAPIGPEPIVPLSISTVHMAMRQYTSRKHRAEWESSNGMSHSKLFLVGNTRSWEKLILNGNRRQARVITGALTGHYTTNHMLHKMGLTTDDSCRACGEHAESMKHLLCECDALARTRMGLLGSAYPTPEEYTSFSPKHLIHYMDRIFVDEGG; encoded by the coding sequence ATGGGGAGCGATCCTCAATTAGATGCAATAATGGACATGGGTTGTGATACAATGCAGCCTAGGTACATGTTTAGCAAGGATTTTAAAGTGTCTATACCAACAAGGGAAGACtggaaaagaggaccaaaacgTCAACAAGACAGCCAGATCTGGTATACTGATGGCTCCAAGATGAACTCAGGAACAGGAGCGGGCGTCTACTCCAAACAATCTGAGCACAGTGAAAGCTTAGGGAGGTTTGCaacagtgtttcaagctgaaacCTATGCTATAATCATGTGCGCAGTAAGGAATATAGAACAGGCGCATAAAAAGCGTGACATTTACATATTAAGTGACagtcaggcagcactcaaagccATTGCCTCAGTGAGGGTTGGATCCAGACTCGTTTTGGAGGCAATCTTGGCACTGAATAAACTTGGAAGGCACAACAGGGTGACCCTCATGTGGGTACCTGGACATACTGGAATCGAaggcaatgagagagccgacagtctagcgagacaagggtcagaggcGGCACCTATTGGGCCAGAGCCGATAGTGCCCTTATCTATAAGCACTGTACACATGGCCATGAGGCAATATACATCCAGGAAGCACagagctgaatgggaaagctccaacggcATGAGCCACTCCAAACTATTCCTAGTTGGAAACACAAGATCATGGGAAAAGCTCATACTCAATGGAAACAGAAGGCAAGCCCGAGTGATCACGGGTGCGCTAACAGGACACTACACTACAAACCACATgctccacaaaatgggcctaactacggatgacagctgtcgagcatgtggagaacatgcggagtccatgaaacacctACTCTGCGAATGTGACGCGCTAGCCAGAACTAGAATGGGTCTCCTGGGGTCGGCTTATCCGACACCAGAAGAATATACGTCCTTCTCACCCAAGCACTTGATCCACTATATGGATAGGATCTTTGTGGATGAGGGGGGATAA